From a single Vibrio chagasii genomic region:
- a CDS encoding HopJ type III effector protein — protein MELETLLNTLSESPESVQFEDTMQVIEAHYDFSECEFRNGDVVNEAGQNNGSCKIFAFGQDQGLSAEQTLACFGQYYRNDVLGFPENTDHQNIRNFMVHGWSGVEFSQPALVLKSK, from the coding sequence ATGGAACTAGAAACCTTGTTAAACACCCTGTCTGAATCACCTGAAAGTGTTCAATTTGAAGATACAATGCAGGTAATTGAAGCTCATTATGATTTTTCTGAGTGCGAATTTCGTAATGGAGATGTGGTGAATGAGGCAGGGCAGAACAACGGTTCATGCAAAATTTTTGCGTTCGGCCAAGATCAAGGGCTTTCAGCAGAGCAAACACTAGCGTGCTTTGGTCAATACTACCGCAATGATGTACTAGGTTTCCCAGAGAACACTGATCACCAGAACATCCGAAACTTTATGGTTCATGGCTGGAGTGGGGTTGAATTCTCCCAACCAGCGTTAGTATTAAAGTCCAAGTAA
- a CDS encoding fumarylacetoacetate hydrolase family protein, translating to MSSIVDQEQLMNSKRTATPTKVLCVGRNYVDHIEELNNAIPDAMVVFNKPCTSVTSSLSSFHQEALHYEAEICFIVENGQYSAVGLGLDLTKRELQSSLKAKGLPWERAKAFDGSAVLSRFVPITSLDLADLNLELFINCVRVQKGHVEQMLYSPQTILEELSSYTTLLDGDVVMTGTPKGVGEVHRGDIFLGRLKCGETTLIEIEWVAS from the coding sequence ATGAGCAGCATTGTAGATCAGGAACAGTTAATGAATTCGAAACGAACAGCGACACCGACGAAAGTGCTGTGTGTTGGGCGTAACTATGTCGATCATATTGAAGAACTTAACAACGCGATCCCAGACGCTATGGTGGTGTTCAATAAGCCCTGTACTAGCGTAACTTCTTCCCTCTCTTCTTTTCATCAGGAAGCCCTGCACTATGAAGCAGAAATTTGTTTCATCGTTGAAAACGGTCAATATTCAGCAGTAGGTTTAGGGTTAGATTTGACCAAGCGCGAGCTGCAAAGTAGCTTGAAAGCGAAAGGCTTGCCTTGGGAGCGCGCTAAAGCGTTTGATGGTTCTGCCGTTCTTAGTCGCTTTGTTCCAATAACAAGCTTGGATCTCGCAGACTTAAATTTAGAGCTGTTTATTAACTGTGTTCGAGTACAGAAAGGACACGTTGAGCAGATGTTATATTCCCCACAAACAATCCTCGAAGAACTCTCTTCTTACACGACTTTGCTAGATGGCGATGTAGTGATGACGGGCACCCCTAAAGGTGTTGGAGAAGTTCACCGAGGTGATATTTTCCTAGGTCGCCTTAAGTGTGGTGAGACAACATTGATAGAGATCGAGTGGGTCGCGAGTTAA
- a CDS encoding flagellar brake protein, whose amino-acid sequence MHKDKNVELFRYLKPGTKAAGVLEFGPDDSISISTLYIGHKEEQYLILELSQKATEALTLRKLINVDIIVRAITDTELGHIVAFKTNVLAHITSPAHLLFLRPPTNFATKPIREHERYKVRLNCEVTFDTLTLDATLVDFSVSGCGVYITQQSDIDVGWKIKVDSVLSEHLDSELVYKVVSKKRQGQGWLLGIQFPEHLHMSDELKTLLLEQAFVAGFV is encoded by the coding sequence ATGCATAAAGATAAAAACGTAGAACTGTTTAGATACCTTAAACCAGGTACAAAAGCAGCAGGTGTGTTGGAGTTTGGACCCGATGACTCAATTTCGATCAGTACTCTGTATATTGGGCACAAAGAAGAGCAGTACCTTATCTTAGAGCTGTCACAAAAAGCGACCGAGGCACTGACGTTAAGAAAACTTATCAACGTGGATATTATCGTTCGAGCGATTACAGACACGGAACTTGGTCACATTGTTGCGTTCAAAACGAATGTACTGGCTCATATCACTTCCCCTGCACACCTCCTATTTCTCCGTCCGCCAACTAACTTTGCAACGAAACCAATCCGTGAGCACGAAAGATACAAGGTACGCCTTAACTGCGAAGTGACCTTTGATACCCTGACGCTAGACGCGACACTAGTTGATTTCTCAGTTTCAGGTTGTGGCGTCTATATCACGCAACAATCCGATATTGATGTCGGCTGGAAGATCAAAGTTGACTCGGTATTGAGTGAACATTTGGATAGCGAGTTAGTTTACAAAGTGGTGAGTAAAAAAAGACAAGGGCAAGGCTGGCTGCTGGGCATTCAGTTTCCTGAACACCTGCATATGAGTGACGAGCTTAAAACATTACTGTTAGAACAAGCTTTCGTTGCTGGCTTTGTATAA
- the yegD gene encoding molecular chaperone: MFIGFDYGTANCSVAEMVNGEPSLLPLEGSNHYIPSTVFAPTRESISEHLFRHLKIKPSDAVGEQVLRRAIAHNREESIDLVPEDMAFGQAALDLYLEDPRDVYYVKSPKSFLGASGLHDVQVSFFEDLVCAMMANIKQQAELTTQEQIKQAVIGRPINFHGRGGEEANRQAEAILSRAAKRAGFLDIAFQFEPVAAGLDYESTLTENQTVLVVDIGGGTTDCSLLEMGPSWSGKADRSQSLLAHSGQRVGGNDLDIYLAFKQLMSPFGMSSKAISGIDMPLTQFWNPIAINNVEAQKNFYSRENLAALKLLRKEAAEPQKLDRLLKVYHDTLGYGIVRRAEEAKIALAESSEYRAAMNVASELIEVDISVEQMVDAIDTPKSKMIELVKEAIQQGEKKPDVIYMTGGSARSPILREAAQQAVPNVPIVSGNYFGSVTAGLARWAEVCFK, translated from the coding sequence ATGTTTATTGGATTTGATTATGGAACAGCAAACTGTTCTGTGGCTGAAATGGTCAATGGAGAACCAAGCTTGTTACCGTTAGAAGGTAGCAACCATTATATTCCCTCAACCGTATTTGCTCCTACTCGTGAGAGTATATCTGAACATCTATTCCGCCACCTGAAGATCAAGCCGAGCGATGCTGTCGGTGAGCAAGTGCTACGACGTGCGATTGCCCACAACCGCGAAGAGAGTATCGACCTTGTGCCAGAAGACATGGCATTTGGTCAGGCAGCGTTAGATCTCTACTTAGAAGATCCGCGTGATGTCTATTATGTTAAGTCTCCTAAGTCTTTCTTAGGCGCTAGTGGGCTACATGACGTTCAGGTCAGTTTCTTTGAAGATCTAGTATGCGCCATGATGGCGAACATCAAGCAGCAAGCTGAGCTCACTACCCAAGAACAAATCAAACAAGCGGTTATTGGTCGACCAATTAACTTCCACGGTCGCGGTGGTGAAGAAGCAAACAGACAAGCTGAAGCTATCTTATCTCGCGCTGCGAAGCGTGCGGGTTTCCTAGATATTGCATTTCAATTTGAACCCGTAGCTGCTGGCTTAGACTATGAAAGCACTCTGACTGAAAACCAAACAGTACTGGTTGTTGATATTGGTGGTGGTACGACCGACTGTTCTCTATTAGAAATGGGCCCGAGTTGGTCTGGGAAAGCGGATCGTAGCCAGAGCTTATTAGCGCACAGTGGTCAAAGGGTAGGGGGTAATGACTTAGATATTTACCTGGCTTTCAAACAACTGATGTCACCTTTTGGTATGAGCAGTAAAGCTATTTCTGGCATTGATATGCCATTGACCCAATTCTGGAATCCAATAGCCATCAACAATGTAGAAGCTCAAAAGAATTTTTACTCTCGAGAAAACCTTGCAGCACTGAAGTTACTTCGTAAAGAAGCTGCTGAACCACAGAAGTTAGACCGCTTACTCAAGGTTTATCACGATACCTTGGGTTACGGCATTGTACGTAGAGCCGAAGAAGCTAAGATCGCGTTGGCGGAGTCTTCTGAGTATCGCGCAGCGATGAATGTTGCTTCCGAGTTGATCGAAGTCGATATCTCAGTTGAACAGATGGTCGATGCTATCGATACGCCAAAGTCTAAGATGATTGAGTTGGTTAAAGAGGCTATTCAACAAGGCGAAAAGAAACCAGATGTTATCTATATGACAGGTGGTTCTGCACGTTCACCTATCCTTCGAGAAGCGGCTCAACAAGCCGTACCGAATGTGCCTATTGTGAGTGGCAACTATTTTGGTTCAGTAACGGCGGGCTTAGCTCGTTGGGCTGAGGTTTGTTTCAAATAG
- a CDS encoding autoinducer 2-binding periplasmic protein LuxP — protein sequence MKRLLMLFGLAVFSASALSHGTHVLNGYWEYQDYLSKFPEQKALTDKMVQAVQNPPVPLRQAQDEPITISVVYPGQQISDYWVRNIQAFEKRLDKLRINYQINQVFTRVNADLAQQSISLQEAIENKTDYLIFTLDTTRHRKFIEHVLSSTDTKLILQNITTPVRAWADRQPFMYVGFDHATGSLKLANYFKEVSKPNSKYSVLYRSEGYISDARGDTFIHDVNSDTNFDLKSSFYTRSDKESGYQAAKISIENDKDLDFIYACATDVALGAADAIRESGRDILVNGWGGGSAELEAIERGDLDVTVMRMNDDTGIAMAEAIKWDLAGEVVPTVYSGDFEIVTKEDSPERISELKQRAFRYSGQ from the coding sequence ATGAAACGTTTATTGATGTTGTTTGGACTAGCCGTATTTTCTGCGTCCGCTCTCTCCCATGGAACCCATGTCCTTAACGGGTATTGGGAGTACCAAGATTACCTTTCTAAGTTTCCTGAACAAAAAGCCTTAACCGATAAAATGGTTCAGGCTGTACAAAATCCTCCAGTTCCACTGAGACAAGCCCAGGATGAACCGATAACGATTTCTGTCGTGTATCCGGGCCAACAAATCTCTGATTATTGGGTTCGTAACATCCAAGCTTTTGAAAAGCGACTTGATAAACTGAGAATTAATTATCAAATTAACCAAGTGTTTACGAGAGTGAACGCGGATCTCGCGCAGCAAAGTATCTCGTTACAAGAAGCGATAGAAAATAAAACCGATTATTTGATCTTTACGCTGGACACGACGCGCCATCGTAAATTTATTGAGCACGTATTGAGCTCTACTGATACCAAACTTATTCTGCAGAACATCACTACGCCAGTCCGAGCATGGGCTGATAGACAACCCTTCATGTATGTTGGTTTTGACCATGCAACGGGCAGTTTAAAATTAGCGAATTACTTCAAAGAAGTCAGCAAACCGAACAGCAAATATTCGGTACTGTATCGTTCAGAAGGTTATATTAGTGATGCCCGTGGTGATACCTTCATTCACGATGTTAACAGTGATACGAACTTCGATTTAAAATCCTCTTTCTACACAAGATCGGACAAAGAGAGTGGTTACCAAGCGGCTAAAATCAGCATAGAGAACGATAAAGACCTAGACTTTATTTATGCATGTGCAACCGATGTCGCTTTAGGCGCAGCGGATGCGATTCGAGAATCGGGTCGAGATATCTTGGTTAATGGTTGGGGCGGCGGCTCTGCTGAGCTTGAAGCGATTGAACGAGGTGACCTTGATGTCACTGTTATGCGTATGAACGACGACACAGGTATCGCAATGGCAGAAGCTATTAAGTGGGACCTTGCCGGAGAAGTCGTTCCTACAGTTTACTCTGGTGATTTTGAAATCGTGACTAAAGAAGACTCCCCAGAACGCATTTCTGAACTGAAACAGCGAGCATTTAGATACTCAGGTCAATAA
- a CDS encoding porin, translating into MNKKLLALAISGAVFGTQAVAVELYNEDGTTFSVGGHVSVAVGDVNSDDRINDDDIGVETVSPRINFGATHELGNGFTADAKGEWALNMLDGGEESFTTRLGYVGVSHDDYGRTAVGTQWAPYYSVAGVADMPIAFANDFIYEDHGNLGTGRGEEMVSYSNALDFGNAGSLGLGVAWQGRKAADSNEYGNRGQVALNYAIAGFTANYAYNTGDVTYNAVSGSKTADSHVVSATYGSYGAEGLYLAGVYAMNNYMNSATVGSFTGVLEESVAIELLASYALSNSLNLSVNYEAVEDDKNSETVYSTTALQAEYNFTSQFVGFAGYQFDLQGSGIYKKDADDQWLLGARYYL; encoded by the coding sequence ATGAATAAGAAACTTTTAGCGCTAGCGATTTCTGGTGCAGTATTTGGTACACAGGCAGTTGCAGTAGAACTTTACAACGAAGACGGCACAACATTCTCAGTTGGCGGCCACGTTTCAGTTGCAGTTGGTGACGTAAACAGCGACGACCGTATCAATGATGATGATATCGGTGTAGAGACTGTGTCTCCACGTATCAACTTCGGTGCAACTCATGAACTTGGTAACGGCTTTACTGCTGACGCTAAAGGTGAATGGGCGCTAAACATGCTAGACGGTGGTGAAGAGTCATTCACAACTCGTCTTGGTTACGTTGGCGTTTCTCACGACGATTACGGTCGTACAGCGGTAGGTACTCAATGGGCTCCTTACTACAGTGTTGCTGGCGTTGCTGATATGCCAATCGCGTTCGCGAACGACTTCATCTACGAAGATCACGGTAACCTAGGTACTGGTCGTGGTGAAGAGATGGTTAGCTACTCAAATGCTCTAGATTTCGGTAATGCTGGTTCTCTAGGTCTTGGTGTTGCATGGCAAGGTCGTAAAGCTGCTGACTCAAACGAGTACGGTAACCGTGGCCAAGTTGCATTGAACTATGCTATCGCTGGCTTTACAGCAAACTACGCTTACAACACAGGTGATGTAACTTATAACGCAGTATCTGGTTCTAAGACAGCTGACTCTCACGTAGTAAGTGCAACTTACGGTTCATACGGCGCAGAAGGCCTTTACCTTGCGGGTGTTTACGCGATGAACAACTACATGAACTCAGCAACTGTAGGTAGCTTTACAGGTGTACTAGAAGAGTCAGTAGCAATCGAATTGCTAGCGTCTTACGCACTTTCTAACAGCCTAAACCTAAGCGTTAACTACGAAGCGGTAGAAGACGACAAAAACAGCGAAACTGTATACAGCACAACTGCTCTACAAGCTGAATACAACTTCACATCTCAGTTCGTAGGTTTTGCAGGTTACCAGTTCGACCTACAAGGTTCTGGTATCTACAAGAAAGATGCAGACGACCAGTGGCTACTTGGTGCTCGTTACTACCTATAA
- a CDS encoding DUF1289 domain-containing protein, with protein MKTPCRAACKNNGGMCSGCFRTMDEIIGWKGLSESERESVMNNLSGISSTHQCPQCNEPAQCDISAGKETCWCFELEKRDTSSVPKAGVCMCRKCLSELPIQ; from the coding sequence ATGAAAACACCTTGCCGAGCGGCTTGTAAAAATAATGGTGGCATGTGTAGCGGCTGCTTCAGAACCATGGACGAAATTATAGGTTGGAAAGGCTTATCTGAGAGTGAAAGAGAGTCTGTAATGAATAACCTTAGCGGTATTAGCTCCACCCACCAGTGCCCACAATGTAATGAACCTGCTCAGTGCGATATTAGCGCAGGTAAAGAGACCTGTTGGTGTTTTGAGCTAGAGAAAAGAGACACGAGCTCTGTTCCCAAAGCTGGAGTGTGTATGTGTCGTAAATGCTTGTCTGAATTGCCAATTCAGTAG
- a CDS encoding LysE family translocator — MIDLTILPVYLTAVVALLLLPGPDMLLIASSSMSYGRKVGVFASLGNATSGIILTVLAAMGVSALIAMSPVALNALHLLGGTYLLKMGWDCLRTEQGNAPELTDNFAAKAYYQRALISNLLNPKALVFFVMFLPQFVSTNIEATSGEQMLVLGLLLNVLGLTFNFLLVALVGTIGKSLVENAKFRTYQQKVMGGVFVVLAVWMLSSFFTS, encoded by the coding sequence ATGATCGATTTAACCATTCTGCCTGTTTACTTGACTGCCGTCGTCGCTCTTCTTCTTTTACCTGGTCCTGATATGTTGCTGATTGCTAGCTCAAGCATGAGCTATGGTCGCAAGGTTGGTGTCTTTGCGAGCTTAGGTAACGCGACTTCAGGGATCATTCTTACTGTTTTAGCGGCGATGGGTGTATCTGCATTAATCGCAATGAGCCCGGTTGCTTTGAATGCTCTCCACCTATTAGGTGGTACATACTTGCTAAAAATGGGGTGGGACTGCCTGCGAACAGAGCAGGGCAATGCGCCTGAACTGACTGATAATTTCGCTGCAAAGGCTTACTACCAAAGAGCGCTGATCAGTAACCTGCTTAATCCTAAAGCCTTGGTATTCTTTGTGATGTTTTTACCTCAGTTCGTGTCGACAAATATTGAGGCGACATCGGGCGAGCAGATGTTGGTGCTCGGCTTACTACTGAATGTTCTAGGTTTAACGTTCAATTTCTTGCTTGTGGCATTGGTAGGCACTATTGGTAAGTCACTGGTAGAGAATGCTAAGTTTCGTACCTATCAACAGAAAGTGATGGGTGGCGTATTTGTTGTGTTAGCGGTTTGGATGTTGTCTTCTTTCTTCACTTCATAA
- a CDS encoding ATP-binding protein translates to MKKSYASTPRNTLAKLITRIIILVIGVMALGVLIHNYETSSNIVKQETNRTVQQTSSLIQNMFDYRLSVLQIHQDSSSHSDTLREYFATDDEEVLNYFFFGVDQREPDHAPDLRFVSTHDGLVWEDGNAQFYGLDRNNLEHISDEVSFSSNWHFIQVMTEIGKRHLLARRTPIVDNKTGEVLGQLYIAIVLDNNFSLAESIQQGSNCENIVIEAHGTPVTSTFSGDETYTIKDILEYKIYEQLPRHFVTVATIKINAVDTPLVIRAVQKNTNFIALEENYERAIIVVVVVIVFMYFFARTWIQRRVAAELDKLMHFTRSASDSEEFNKFDGSNIFEFHHIGCTLEDTFERLSEQNQKFQDLFNFAHSPILVWSEKGDLIQMNPAARMALFDEDDNYGAIAHDFELRMLPNIQMVVQGAKLTGINVPIGEKVFRWNMSAIRVEHGITGVVVQGQDITKLVEAERQADRAREEAEHLANVRADFLAKMSHEIRTPLNGILGVSQLLKRSMHNEDNKEQVDVLCNSAEHLLAVLNDILDFSKIEQGQFNIQKKDFRLAELINTLDSIYRPLCEDKSITFTIVNHLADDMEINTDQVRLNQIMFNLLSNGLKFTHQGGISVSFELESIFNTNKASLIVRVQDTGIGIDESKIDAVFEPFVQAEETTTREYGGTGLGLTIVKNLVDMLEGDIQVRSMKDQGSEFIIEIPVELHSKPLLDVTQTTVGEPEALFDRALNVLLVEDNHTNAFIAQAFCKKYGMVVTWAKDGLEAIEMAKSTTYDLILMDNQLPNLGGVETTQQLREEIGVSAPIYACTADAQESTRDSFMAAGANYVIVKPIKEESLHQAFVHFKNSYWDENRL, encoded by the coding sequence ATGAAGAAAAGCTACGCCAGTACACCTAGGAACACATTAGCTAAGCTTATTACGCGTATCATTATCTTAGTGATAGGCGTGATGGCACTTGGCGTGCTTATTCATAATTATGAAACCAGCAGTAATATTGTAAAACAAGAGACCAATCGAACGGTTCAACAGACGTCGAGTCTGATTCAAAACATGTTCGATTATCGTTTGTCTGTCTTACAGATTCATCAAGACAGTAGCTCACACAGTGACACTCTACGTGAGTACTTTGCTACGGACGACGAAGAGGTATTGAACTACTTCTTCTTCGGCGTAGATCAGCGAGAACCCGATCATGCTCCTGATCTACGCTTTGTTTCAACACATGATGGACTAGTGTGGGAAGATGGCAACGCTCAGTTTTATGGGTTAGACAGAAATAACCTAGAGCATATCTCTGATGAGGTCTCTTTTAGCAGCAATTGGCACTTTATCCAGGTAATGACCGAGATTGGCAAGCGTCACTTGTTGGCTCGCCGAACCCCCATTGTTGACAACAAAACAGGCGAAGTTCTCGGTCAGCTTTATATTGCTATTGTACTCGACAATAACTTCTCTCTTGCAGAGTCCATACAACAAGGCAGTAACTGTGAGAATATCGTAATTGAAGCGCATGGAACGCCGGTAACCTCGACGTTCAGTGGCGATGAGACCTATACGATAAAGGATATTCTTGAATACAAAATTTACGAACAGCTGCCTCGTCACTTCGTTACAGTGGCGACAATCAAGATCAACGCTGTAGATACTCCACTGGTTATTCGTGCGGTACAAAAGAACACCAATTTTATCGCCTTAGAAGAAAACTATGAGCGAGCCATCATCGTTGTTGTTGTCGTGATTGTGTTTATGTACTTCTTCGCTCGTACTTGGATTCAAAGAAGAGTGGCGGCAGAACTCGATAAGTTGATGCACTTTACCCGCTCAGCGAGCGATAGCGAAGAGTTTAACAAGTTCGATGGTTCGAACATTTTCGAGTTTCACCATATTGGCTGCACGCTGGAAGACACCTTTGAACGCTTGTCCGAGCAGAATCAAAAATTCCAAGATCTCTTTAACTTTGCGCATTCTCCTATTTTGGTTTGGTCTGAAAAAGGCGATTTAATCCAGATGAATCCAGCGGCTCGTATGGCGCTGTTTGATGAAGATGATAATTACGGTGCAATTGCCCATGATTTTGAACTGCGTATGTTACCGAATATCCAAATGGTGGTTCAGGGCGCAAAGCTAACAGGAATTAACGTACCTATTGGTGAGAAGGTATTCCGTTGGAACATGTCGGCTATCCGGGTTGAGCACGGCATCACAGGGGTTGTGGTTCAAGGGCAAGATATTACTAAGTTGGTGGAAGCTGAAAGGCAAGCGGATAGAGCGAGAGAAGAGGCAGAGCATCTTGCTAACGTTCGAGCTGATTTCTTGGCGAAGATGAGTCACGAAATCCGAACACCACTCAATGGCATATTGGGTGTATCTCAGCTTCTTAAACGCTCTATGCACAATGAAGATAATAAAGAGCAGGTCGATGTACTCTGTAATAGTGCAGAGCATCTGCTAGCGGTATTGAACGACATTTTGGATTTTTCAAAGATCGAGCAAGGGCAATTCAATATTCAAAAGAAAGACTTCCGCTTGGCGGAGTTGATTAACACTCTAGACAGCATCTACCGTCCACTTTGTGAGGATAAATCGATCACATTCACGATCGTCAATCACTTGGCTGACGACATGGAAATCAACACTGACCAAGTGCGCTTAAATCAAATTATGTTTAATTTGCTGAGCAATGGACTTAAGTTTACCCATCAAGGTGGTATCTCAGTCAGCTTTGAGCTTGAAAGTATTTTCAATACCAACAAAGCCAGTTTGATCGTACGAGTGCAAGATACTGGTATTGGTATTGATGAGAGTAAAATTGATGCTGTTTTTGAGCCTTTTGTCCAAGCCGAAGAGACGACAACACGTGAATACGGTGGTACCGGATTAGGGCTCACGATCGTTAAGAACCTAGTCGATATGCTCGAAGGGGATATCCAAGTTCGCAGTATGAAAGATCAAGGATCGGAGTTCATCATAGAAATTCCGGTAGAGTTACATTCTAAGCCGTTACTTGATGTTACACAGACGACCGTAGGTGAACCGGAGGCTTTATTTGACCGCGCTTTGAATGTACTGCTGGTGGAAGATAATCACACTAACGCTTTTATCGCGCAGGCTTTTTGTAAGAAGTATGGCATGGTGGTTACGTGGGCTAAGGATGGTTTAGAGGCAATAGAGATGGCAAAATCGACCACTTATGACCTCATCCTTATGGATAATCAACTTCCAAACTTAGGCGGTGTTGAGACGACTCAACAGCTGCGAGAGGAAATTGGCGTATCTGCACCAATTTATGCGTGTACTGCCGATGCTCAGGAGTCTACAAGAGACAGCTTTATGGCTGCTGGCGCAAACTATGTGATTGTTAAGCCGATAAAAGAAGAGTCATTGCATCAAGCTTTTGTTCATTTCAAAAATTCGTATTGGGATGAAAACAGACTCTAA